A DNA window from Macadamia integrifolia cultivar HAES 741 chromosome 4, SCU_Mint_v3, whole genome shotgun sequence contains the following coding sequences:
- the LOC122075765 gene encoding inorganic phosphate transporter 2-1, chloroplastic-like has protein sequence MSPSAYLSSTRQYGLITGDTVLLRNSHLLQARRHRSPFLISHQTYFSTRQSMNLKPQLPKSSLPILGLKNSKFFLRSAILSSFAEAEGDEEAFLGKQSHDDAKPDHLPGMAKAFNISSSTASAISICIAFAALSLPLLMTSLGRGLALKIKLLSYTTLLFGFYMAWNIGANDVANAMGTSVGSGALTLRQAMLTAAVLEFSGALLLGTHVSGTMQYGILVANVFQGKDTLHFAGLLASLASAGTWLQVASYFGCPVSTTHCIIGAMVGFGLVYGGVGAVFWSSLARVASSWVISPIMGAAMSYLVYKCIRRFVYSAPNPGQAAAAAAPIAVFVGVTGISFVAFPLSKNLPVALVQALACGTAGALLVSRVIHKQLGHLLLKSESSQAEPKEEPSQNKNFGFLSDVAGPKGTQLEIVYGVFGYMQVLSACFMSFAHGGNDVSNAIGPLAAALSILQGSAGGTEIIIPIDVLAWGGFGIVAGLMMWGYRVIATIGKKITELTPTRGFAAEFAAASVVLFASRMGLPISATHTLVGAVMGVGFARGLNSVRAETVREIVASWAITIPVGAFFAVLYTWILTRILSYIL, from the exons ATGTCTCCCTCTGCTTACCTCTCTTCCACCAGACAGTATGGGTTAATAACAGGAGACACTGTCCTACTTCGCAACTCTCACTTGCTCCAAGCACGAAGGCACCGATCGCCATTCCTCATCTCTCACCAAACTTACTTCTCCACCAGACAGTCTATGAACCTCAAACCTCAACTACCCAAATCCTCACTCCCCATATTAGGGCTTAAAAATTCCAAATTCTTCCTCCGTTCTGCAATTTTATCTTCCTTTGCTGAAGCTGAGGGTGACGAAGAAGCATTTCTGGGTAAACAAAGCCATGATGATGCAAAACCTGATCACTTGCCTGGTATGGCTAAGGCCTTCAACATCTCCTCCAGCACAGCTTCTGCAATTTCTATCTGTATAGCCTTTGCTGCTCTGAGTCTTCCACTTCTCATGACATCTTTGGGGCGCGGGTTAGCATTGAAGATTAAATTGCTTTCTTATACAACACTGTTGTTTGGGTTTTACATGGCCTGGAACATTGGAGCTAATGATGTTGCCAATGCCATGGGCACTTCTGTGGGTTCGGGTGCTCTAACACTTCGACAGGCAATGCTGACTGCAGCAGTTTTGGAGTTCTCTGGGGCACTGTTGTTGGGGACCCATGTGTCTGGCACAATGCAGTATGGAATCCTTGTCGCGAATGTCTTTCAGGGGAAGGATACGTTGCACTTTGCGGGTTTGCTTGCTTCTCTGGCTTCTGCTGGGACCTGGTTACAG GTTGCATCCTACTTTGGTTGTCCTGTCTCCACCACACATTGTATAATAGGAGCAATGGTTGGATTTGGTCTAGTCTACGGGGGAGTAGGTGCTGTATTCTGGAGTTCACTGGCTAGAGTAGCTTCGTCATGGGTCATCTCCCCTATCATGGGAGCAGCAATGTCATACCTCGTCTACAAATGCATCCGTAGG TTTGTCTACAGTGCTCCAAACCCAGGGCAGGCTGCTGCTGCAGCTGCACCTATCGCTGTCTTTGTGGGTGTAACTGGAATCTCCTTTGTGGCTTTCCCCCTCAGCAAGAACCTCCCTGTGGCTCTGGTGCAAGCCTTAGCCTGCGGAACAGCAGGTGCACTCCTGGTCAGTAGGGTTATCCACAAACAGCTTGGCCACCTCCTCCTTAAGTCTGAATCATCACAAGCAGAGCCAAAAGAGGAACCCTCCCAGAATAAGAATTTTGGATTCCTCTCTGATGTTGCAGGCCCCAAGGGGACTCAGCTGGAAATTGTCTATGGTGTCTTTGGCTACATGCAAGTTCTGTCAGCCTGCTTCATGTCGTTTGCCCACGGGGGGAATGATGTATCAAATGCAATAGGTCCATTAGCTGCTGCATTATCTATTCTCCAGGGCAGTGCCGGTGGAACTGAGATTATTATTCCAATTGATGTTCTTGCATGGGGAGGGTTTGGGATTGTTGCAGGACTGATGATGTGGGGGTACAGGGTGATAGCAACGATTGGGAAGAAAATAACAGAGTTGACACCAACAAGGGGATTTGCGGCTGAATTTGCAGCAGCTTCAGTGGTTCTCTTTGCCTCAAGGATGGGACTGCCCATCTCTGCAACCCACACTCTTGTGGGAGCTGTCATGGGTGTGGGTTTTGCAAGGGGTCTTAACAGTGTGCGAGCAGAGACTGTGAGGGAGATTGTGGCTTCTTGGGCCATCACAATTCCAGTTGGTGCATTTTTTGCCGTTTTATATACATGGATCCTGACCAGGATCTTATCATATATACTTTGA